The following coding sequences are from one Carassius auratus strain Wakin chromosome 47, ASM336829v1, whole genome shotgun sequence window:
- the LOC113064994 gene encoding AP-3 complex subunit delta-1-like isoform X2 has product MALKIVKGSIDRMFDKNLQDLVRGIRNHKEDEAKYISTCIDEIKQELKQDNIAVKANAVCKLTYLQMLGYDVSWAAFNIVEVMSSSKFTYKRIGYLAASQCFHEGTDVIMLTTNQIRKDLSSPHQYDTGVALTGLSCFVTPDLARDLANDIMTLMSHTKPYIRKKAVLIMYKVFLKYPESLRPAFPRLKEKLEDPDPGVQSAAVNVICELARRNPKNYLSLAPLFFKLMTSSTNNWVLIKIIKLFGALTPLEPRLGKKMIEPLTNLIHSTSAMSLLYECVNTVIAVLISLSSGMPNHSASIQLCVQKLRILIEDSDQNLKYLGLLAMSKILKTHPKSVQSHKDLILQCLDDKDESIRLRALDLLYGMVSKKNLMEIVKKLMLHVDKAEGTTYRDELLTKIIDICSQSNYQYITNFEWYISILVELTRLEGTRHGHLIASQMLDVAIRVKAIRGFAVAQMATLLDNAHLLTGNTQRNGICEVLYAAAWICGEFSEHLEEPMQTLEAMLRPKVATLPGHIQAVYVQNAAKLFATVLRKHEGETDSQAAQETSQLLIDRLPLFVQSANLEVQERASCILQLVKYIQKLQQKNVEVAEEVTALFAGELNPVAPKAQKKVPIPEGLDLDAWINEPPSESESEDEKPKAVFTKEEHKHSRSRHTEVDEKELARRREARKQEQANNPFYIKASPSSQKVYDAPGVEHIPVVQIDLSVPLKVPGVPMSDQYLKLEEERRQKDKAERKKKEKKKKREKRGKGRKADSGPESEEDIRPAHQVDIVTEEMPENALPSDDDDKDPNDPHKALDIDLDNLLSGSSSRPLADSEKLPVRTHRPEVLKSPAEDRVHESIPQETKKRSGKEKKEKKKGKEKDRKRSKEEKKKKKHKEVEEELLESQPEEAVQSEETKEAAAPPTSAEASDLDFWLCSAPVPPAAQEETAPSSAAAVDTSSAAALESEPDEPKDAEPEDTKSSKHKKKKQKKEKEEKEKKKKKRHHHHHHHSDAGGEDSVQNGTVEEEEPLPPMSNYSLLAENSYIKMVYDIQGNHQDESKVVVSVIFENKSDSFLKSMEFNVMDSLNSKLQRPEGAGPHDSLTVPFQLPPGVSNEARFVFSVQSIVMPQKLKGTLTFIVKSDESSTHEKLDFKLHFTCTSYLITTPCYSDAYAKLLESGDLKGSSLRLEGISMPFHHLLARICFHHHFSVVERIDSCASMYSRSIQGHHVCLLVKTSDQTVSIDAKCDEPSLLGNVLDEIKQTFSKC; this is encoded by the exons ATGGCTCTGAAAATCGTGAAGGGAAGCATCGATCGGATGTTCGATAAAAACCTGCAGGATTTAGTACGTGGCATTAGAAACCACAAGGAAGATGAG GCCAAATACATCTCTACATGCATCGATGAGATCAAACAAGAGCTCAAACAGGACAACATCGCTGTTAAAGCCAATGCAGTCTGCAAGCTCACCTAT TTGCAGATGCTTGGCTATGATGTCAGTTGGGCGGCTTTCAACATCGTGGAGGTGATGAGCTCCTCCAAATTCACATACAAG cGAATCGGCTACCTTGCAGCATCACAGTGCTTTCATGAGGGCACTGATGTCATCATGCTGACGACCAATCAGATCCGCAAG GATCTCAGTAGTCCTCACCAGTATGACACAGGCGTGGCCCTGACTGGCCTTTCCTGCTTTGTGACCCCTGACCTTGCTCGCGACCTGGCCAATGACATTATGACTTTG ATGTCCCACACTAAGCCGTACATTCGCAAGAAGGCAGTGCTGATCATGTACAAAGTGTTCCTGAAGTATCCCGAGTCCCTGCGACCTGCATTCCCACGCCTCAAAGAGAAGCTGGAGGACCCAGATCCCG GTGTCCAGTCAGCAGCTGTGAACGTCATCTGTGAACTGGCCAGAAGAAATCCCAAGAACTACCTTTCCCTGGCACCCCTGTTCTTCAAACTCATGACCTCCTCCACCAACAACTGGGTTCTCATCAAGATCATAAAGCTG TTCGGTGCTCTCACTCCTTTGGAGCCTCGTTTGGGAAAGAAGATGATTGAGCCTCTAACAAACCTTATCCACAG TACCTCAGCCATGTCGCTTCTCTATGAGTGTGTCAACACAGTCATAGCAG TGTTGATCTCGCTGTCCTCTGGGATGCCCAATCACAGTGCTAGCATACAG CTCTGTGTGCAGAAACTGCGAATCCTGATTGAAGACTCAGACCAGAACT TGAAGTACTTGGGTCTTCTGGCCATGTCCAAGATCCTGAAGACGCACCCCAAGTCCGTGCAGTCGCACAAGGACCTGATCCTGCAGTGTTTGGACGACAAAGATGAGTCCATCCGACTGAGAGCTCTGGATCTGCTCTATGGCATG GTCTCGAAGAAGAACCTGATGGAGATTGTGAAGAAGCTCATGCTGCATGTGGACAAAGCGGAAGGCACCACTTACCGAGACGAGCTGCTCACCAAGATCATCGACATCTGCAGCCAGAGCAACTACCAGTATATCACCAACTTTGAGTG GTACATCAGTATCCTGGTGGAACTGACTCGTCTGGAAGGTACAAGGCATGGCCACCTAATCGCCTCGCAGATGCTTGATGTCGCCATCCGCGTCAAAGCCATCCGAGGCTTCGCCGTGGCTCAGATGGCCACCCTGCTGGACAACGCACACCTGCTGACGGGCAACACGCAGCGCAACGGGATCTGCGAGGTTCTCTATGCTGCCGCGTGGATCTGCGGAGAGTTCTCAGA GCATCTGGAAGAGCCCATGCAGACACTGGAGGCTATGCTGAGACCCaaagtggccaccctgcccggtCACATCCAGGCGGTGTACGTACAAAATGCTGCCAAGCTGTTTGCGACCGTGCTGCGGAAGCACGAAGGGGAGACGGACAGCCAGGCCGCGCAGGAGACCAGCCAGCTGCTTATAGACAGACTGCCACTCTTCGTCCAGAGTGCCAACCTGGAAGTGCAGGAGAGG GCGTCCTGCATCCTGCAGCTGGTGAAGTACATTCAGAAGCTGCAGCAGAAGAACGTGGAGGTGGCCGAGGAAGTGACGGCTCTCTTCGCCGGAGAACTCAATCCCGTGGCCCCCAAGGCTCAGAAGAAAGTGCCTATACCGGAAGG TCTGGATTTGGATGCCTGGATCAATGAGCCTCCGTCAGAGAGCGAGTCGGAGGACGAGAAGCCCAAAGCGGTGTTCACTAAAGAGGAACACAAACATTCCAGATCAAGACACACTGAGGTGGACGAGAAAGAGTTGGCCAGG AGGAGGGAAGCCAGGAAGCAGGAACAGGCCAACAACCCATTCTACATCAAGGCCTCGCCATCATCTCAGAAG GTGTACGACGCTCCAGGTGTAGAACACATTCCGGTGGTGCAGATCGACCTTAGTGTGCCTCTCAAAGTCCCAG GGGTGCCCATGTCCGACCAATACCTGAAGCTGGAGGAGGAGCGCCGGCAGAAGGATAAGGCTGAGAGAAAgaagaaggagaaaaagaaaaagcggGAGAAGCGAGGGAAAGGGAGGAAGGCGGATTCAGGTCCTGAGAGTGAGGAAGACATCCGGCCAGCTCACCAGGTGGACATAGTCACAGAGGAAATGCCAGAG AATGCCTTACCGAGTGACGATGACGATAAGGATCCCAATGACCCTCATAAAGCTCTGGACATCGATCTGGACAA TCTGCTGTCTGGTTCTAGCTCAAG ACCGCTTGCCGACAGCGAGAAGCTTCCCGTGAGGACCCACCGTCCAGAGGTGCTGAAGAGCCCTGCTGAGGACCGAGTCCACGAGAGCATCCCGCAGGAGACCAAGAAGAGGAGCGGTaaggagaagaaagagaagaagaaaggcAAGGAGAAGGACAGGAAG AGGAgcaaagaggaaaagaaaaagaagaaacataaAGAAGTGGAGGAGGAGCTTCTGGAGTCCCAGCCGGAAGAAGCCGTCCAATCAGAGGAGACCAAAGAGGCGGCAGCCCCGCCCACATCTGCTGAG GCCTCCGATCTGGATTTCTGGCTCTGTAGCGCTCCTGTCCCCCCCGCCGCCCAG GAAGAGACGGCGCCCTCGTCTGCTGCTGCTGTGGACACGAGCTCTGCGGCTGCCCTAGAATCTGAGCCTGATGAGCCTAAAGACGCAGAACCAGAGGACACG AAATCCTCTAAACACAAGAAAAagaagcagaagaaagaaaaggaggagaaggagaagaaaaagaagaagagacaCCACCACCATCACCATCACAGTGATGCCGGCGGAGAAGATTCAGTGCAAAACGGCACCGTGGAGGAAGAGGAGCCTCTGCCA CCCATGTCCAACTACTCTCTGCTGGCCGAGAACTCCTACATCAAGATG GTGTATGACATCCAGGGCAACCATCAGGATGAGAGCAAAGTTGTGGTATCAGTCATCTTTGAGAATAAGAGCGACAGCTTCCTCAAGTCAATGGAGTTCAATGTGATGGATTCCCTCAACTCTAAACTGCAGCGGCCGGAGGGAGCCGGCCCTCACGACAGCCTCACCGTTCCCTTCCAGCTGCCACCAG GGGTTTCAAACGAGGCTCGCTTCGTGTTCTCAGTGCAGAGTATTGTCATGCCTCAGAAGCTAAAGGGAACCCTCACCTTTATAGTTAAG TCGGACGAATCCTCCACTCATGAGAAACTGGACTTCAAACTGCACTTTACATGCACATCCTACCTGATCACCACTCCATGCTACAG TGATGCATACGCAAAGCTGCTGGAGTCGGGCGACCTGAAGGGCAGCTCTCTGCGGCTAGAGGGGATCAGCATGCCCTTCCACCACCTGCTGGCCAGGATCTGCTTCCACCATCACTTCTCCG TTGTGGAGAGGATTGACTCCTGCGCCTCCATGTACAGCAGGTCGATCCAGGGTCACCACGTCTGTTTGCTGGTCAAAACC TCCGATCAGACCGTC
- the LOC113064994 gene encoding AP-3 complex subunit delta-1-like isoform X1, producing the protein MALKIVKGSIDRMFDKNLQDLVRGIRNHKEDEAKYISTCIDEIKQELKQDNIAVKANAVCKLTYLQMLGYDVSWAAFNIVEVMSSSKFTYKRIGYLAASQCFHEGTDVIMLTTNQIRKDLSSPHQYDTGVALTGLSCFVTPDLARDLANDIMTLMSHTKPYIRKKAVLIMYKVFLKYPESLRPAFPRLKEKLEDPDPGVQSAAVNVICELARRNPKNYLSLAPLFFKLMTSSTNNWVLIKIIKLFGALTPLEPRLGKKMIEPLTNLIHSTSAMSLLYECVNTVIAVLISLSSGMPNHSASIQLCVQKLRILIEDSDQNLKYLGLLAMSKILKTHPKSVQSHKDLILQCLDDKDESIRLRALDLLYGMVSKKNLMEIVKKLMLHVDKAEGTTYRDELLTKIIDICSQSNYQYITNFEWYISILVELTRLEGTRHGHLIASQMLDVAIRVKAIRGFAVAQMATLLDNAHLLTGNTQRNGICEVLYAAAWICGEFSEHLEEPMQTLEAMLRPKVATLPGHIQAVYVQNAAKLFATVLRKHEGETDSQAAQETSQLLIDRLPLFVQSANLEVQERASCILQLVKYIQKLQQKNVEVAEEVTALFAGELNPVAPKAQKKVPIPEGLDLDAWINEPPSESESEDEKPKAVFTKEEHKHSRSRHTEVDEKELARRREARKQEQANNPFYIKASPSSQKVYDAPGVEHIPVVQIDLSVPLKVPGVPMSDQYLKLEEERRQKDKAERKKKEKKKKREKRGKGRKADSGPESEEDIRPAHQVDIVTEEMPENALPSDDDDKDPNDPHKALDIDLDNLLSGSSSRPLADSEKLPVRTHRPEVLKSPAEDRVHESIPQETKKRSGKEKKEKKKGKEKDRKRSKEEKKKKKHKEVEEELLESQPEEAVQSEETKEAAAPPTSAEASDLDFWLCSAPVPPAAQEETAPSSAAAVDTSSAAALESEPDEPKDAEPEDTKSSKHKKKKQKKEKEEKEKKKKKRHHHHHHHSDAGGEDSVQNGTVEEEEPLPPMSNYSLLAENSYIKMMKEDADQVYDIQGNHQDESKVVVSVIFENKSDSFLKSMEFNVMDSLNSKLQRPEGAGPHDSLTVPFQLPPGVSNEARFVFSVQSIVMPQKLKGTLTFIVKSDESSTHEKLDFKLHFTCTSYLITTPCYSDAYAKLLESGDLKGSSLRLEGISMPFHHLLARICFHHHFSVVERIDSCASMYSRSIQGHHVCLLVKTSDQTVSIDAKCDEPSLLGNVLDEIKQTFSKC; encoded by the exons ATGGCTCTGAAAATCGTGAAGGGAAGCATCGATCGGATGTTCGATAAAAACCTGCAGGATTTAGTACGTGGCATTAGAAACCACAAGGAAGATGAG GCCAAATACATCTCTACATGCATCGATGAGATCAAACAAGAGCTCAAACAGGACAACATCGCTGTTAAAGCCAATGCAGTCTGCAAGCTCACCTAT TTGCAGATGCTTGGCTATGATGTCAGTTGGGCGGCTTTCAACATCGTGGAGGTGATGAGCTCCTCCAAATTCACATACAAG cGAATCGGCTACCTTGCAGCATCACAGTGCTTTCATGAGGGCACTGATGTCATCATGCTGACGACCAATCAGATCCGCAAG GATCTCAGTAGTCCTCACCAGTATGACACAGGCGTGGCCCTGACTGGCCTTTCCTGCTTTGTGACCCCTGACCTTGCTCGCGACCTGGCCAATGACATTATGACTTTG ATGTCCCACACTAAGCCGTACATTCGCAAGAAGGCAGTGCTGATCATGTACAAAGTGTTCCTGAAGTATCCCGAGTCCCTGCGACCTGCATTCCCACGCCTCAAAGAGAAGCTGGAGGACCCAGATCCCG GTGTCCAGTCAGCAGCTGTGAACGTCATCTGTGAACTGGCCAGAAGAAATCCCAAGAACTACCTTTCCCTGGCACCCCTGTTCTTCAAACTCATGACCTCCTCCACCAACAACTGGGTTCTCATCAAGATCATAAAGCTG TTCGGTGCTCTCACTCCTTTGGAGCCTCGTTTGGGAAAGAAGATGATTGAGCCTCTAACAAACCTTATCCACAG TACCTCAGCCATGTCGCTTCTCTATGAGTGTGTCAACACAGTCATAGCAG TGTTGATCTCGCTGTCCTCTGGGATGCCCAATCACAGTGCTAGCATACAG CTCTGTGTGCAGAAACTGCGAATCCTGATTGAAGACTCAGACCAGAACT TGAAGTACTTGGGTCTTCTGGCCATGTCCAAGATCCTGAAGACGCACCCCAAGTCCGTGCAGTCGCACAAGGACCTGATCCTGCAGTGTTTGGACGACAAAGATGAGTCCATCCGACTGAGAGCTCTGGATCTGCTCTATGGCATG GTCTCGAAGAAGAACCTGATGGAGATTGTGAAGAAGCTCATGCTGCATGTGGACAAAGCGGAAGGCACCACTTACCGAGACGAGCTGCTCACCAAGATCATCGACATCTGCAGCCAGAGCAACTACCAGTATATCACCAACTTTGAGTG GTACATCAGTATCCTGGTGGAACTGACTCGTCTGGAAGGTACAAGGCATGGCCACCTAATCGCCTCGCAGATGCTTGATGTCGCCATCCGCGTCAAAGCCATCCGAGGCTTCGCCGTGGCTCAGATGGCCACCCTGCTGGACAACGCACACCTGCTGACGGGCAACACGCAGCGCAACGGGATCTGCGAGGTTCTCTATGCTGCCGCGTGGATCTGCGGAGAGTTCTCAGA GCATCTGGAAGAGCCCATGCAGACACTGGAGGCTATGCTGAGACCCaaagtggccaccctgcccggtCACATCCAGGCGGTGTACGTACAAAATGCTGCCAAGCTGTTTGCGACCGTGCTGCGGAAGCACGAAGGGGAGACGGACAGCCAGGCCGCGCAGGAGACCAGCCAGCTGCTTATAGACAGACTGCCACTCTTCGTCCAGAGTGCCAACCTGGAAGTGCAGGAGAGG GCGTCCTGCATCCTGCAGCTGGTGAAGTACATTCAGAAGCTGCAGCAGAAGAACGTGGAGGTGGCCGAGGAAGTGACGGCTCTCTTCGCCGGAGAACTCAATCCCGTGGCCCCCAAGGCTCAGAAGAAAGTGCCTATACCGGAAGG TCTGGATTTGGATGCCTGGATCAATGAGCCTCCGTCAGAGAGCGAGTCGGAGGACGAGAAGCCCAAAGCGGTGTTCACTAAAGAGGAACACAAACATTCCAGATCAAGACACACTGAGGTGGACGAGAAAGAGTTGGCCAGG AGGAGGGAAGCCAGGAAGCAGGAACAGGCCAACAACCCATTCTACATCAAGGCCTCGCCATCATCTCAGAAG GTGTACGACGCTCCAGGTGTAGAACACATTCCGGTGGTGCAGATCGACCTTAGTGTGCCTCTCAAAGTCCCAG GGGTGCCCATGTCCGACCAATACCTGAAGCTGGAGGAGGAGCGCCGGCAGAAGGATAAGGCTGAGAGAAAgaagaaggagaaaaagaaaaagcggGAGAAGCGAGGGAAAGGGAGGAAGGCGGATTCAGGTCCTGAGAGTGAGGAAGACATCCGGCCAGCTCACCAGGTGGACATAGTCACAGAGGAAATGCCAGAG AATGCCTTACCGAGTGACGATGACGATAAGGATCCCAATGACCCTCATAAAGCTCTGGACATCGATCTGGACAA TCTGCTGTCTGGTTCTAGCTCAAG ACCGCTTGCCGACAGCGAGAAGCTTCCCGTGAGGACCCACCGTCCAGAGGTGCTGAAGAGCCCTGCTGAGGACCGAGTCCACGAGAGCATCCCGCAGGAGACCAAGAAGAGGAGCGGTaaggagaagaaagagaagaagaaaggcAAGGAGAAGGACAGGAAG AGGAgcaaagaggaaaagaaaaagaagaaacataaAGAAGTGGAGGAGGAGCTTCTGGAGTCCCAGCCGGAAGAAGCCGTCCAATCAGAGGAGACCAAAGAGGCGGCAGCCCCGCCCACATCTGCTGAG GCCTCCGATCTGGATTTCTGGCTCTGTAGCGCTCCTGTCCCCCCCGCCGCCCAG GAAGAGACGGCGCCCTCGTCTGCTGCTGCTGTGGACACGAGCTCTGCGGCTGCCCTAGAATCTGAGCCTGATGAGCCTAAAGACGCAGAACCAGAGGACACG AAATCCTCTAAACACAAGAAAAagaagcagaagaaagaaaaggaggagaaggagaagaaaaagaagaagagacaCCACCACCATCACCATCACAGTGATGCCGGCGGAGAAGATTCAGTGCAAAACGGCACCGTGGAGGAAGAGGAGCCTCTGCCA CCCATGTCCAACTACTCTCTGCTGGCCGAGAACTCCTACATCAAGATG ATGAAAGAAGATGCTGATCAG GTGTATGACATCCAGGGCAACCATCAGGATGAGAGCAAAGTTGTGGTATCAGTCATCTTTGAGAATAAGAGCGACAGCTTCCTCAAGTCAATGGAGTTCAATGTGATGGATTCCCTCAACTCTAAACTGCAGCGGCCGGAGGGAGCCGGCCCTCACGACAGCCTCACCGTTCCCTTCCAGCTGCCACCAG GGGTTTCAAACGAGGCTCGCTTCGTGTTCTCAGTGCAGAGTATTGTCATGCCTCAGAAGCTAAAGGGAACCCTCACCTTTATAGTTAAG TCGGACGAATCCTCCACTCATGAGAAACTGGACTTCAAACTGCACTTTACATGCACATCCTACCTGATCACCACTCCATGCTACAG TGATGCATACGCAAAGCTGCTGGAGTCGGGCGACCTGAAGGGCAGCTCTCTGCGGCTAGAGGGGATCAGCATGCCCTTCCACCACCTGCTGGCCAGGATCTGCTTCCACCATCACTTCTCCG TTGTGGAGAGGATTGACTCCTGCGCCTCCATGTACAGCAGGTCGATCCAGGGTCACCACGTCTGTTTGCTGGTCAAAACC TCCGATCAGACCGTC
- the LOC113064994 gene encoding AP-3 complex subunit delta-1-like isoform X5: MALKIVKGSIDRMFDKNLQDLVRGIRNHKEDEAKYISTCIDEIKQELKQDNIAVKANAVCKLTYLQMLGYDVSWAAFNIVEVMSSSKFTYKRIGYLAASQCFHEGTDVIMLTTNQIRKDLSSPHQYDTGVALTGLSCFVTPDLARDLANDIMTLMSHTKPYIRKKAVLIMYKVFLKYPESLRPAFPRLKEKLEDPDPGVQSAAVNVICELARRNPKNYLSLAPLFFKLMTSSTNNWVLIKIIKLFGALTPLEPRLGKKMIEPLTNLIHSTSAMSLLYECVNTVIAVLISLSSGMPNHSASIQLCVQKLRILIEDSDQNLKYLGLLAMSKILKTHPKSVQSHKDLILQCLDDKDESIRLRALDLLYGMVSKKNLMEIVKKLMLHVDKAEGTTYRDELLTKIIDICSQSNYQYITNFEWYISILVELTRLEGTRHGHLIASQMLDVAIRVKAIRGFAVAQMATLLDNAHLLTGNTQRNGICEVLYAAAWICGEFSEHLEEPMQTLEAMLRPKVATLPGHIQAVYVQNAAKLFATVLRKHEGETDSQAAQETSQLLIDRLPLFVQSANLEVQERASCILQLVKYIQKLQQKNVEVAEEVTALFAGELNPVAPKAQKKVPIPEGLDLDAWINEPPSESESEDEKPKAVFTKEEHKHSRSRHTEVDEKELARRREARKQEQANNPFYIKASPSSQKVYDAPGVEHIPVVQIDLSVPLKVPGVPMSDQYLKLEEERRQKDKAERKKKEKKKKREKRGKGRKADSGPESEEDIRPAHQVDIVTEEMPENALPSDDDDKDPNDPHKALDIDLDNLLSGSSSRPLADSEKLPVRTHRPEVLKSPAEDRVHESIPQETKKRSGKEKKEKKKGKEKDRKRSKEEKKKKKHKEVEEELLESQPEEAVQSEETKEAAAPPTSAEEETAPSSAAAVDTSSAAALESEPDEPKDAEPEDTKSSKHKKKKQKKEKEEKEKKKKKRHHHHHHHSDAGGEDSVQNGTVEEEEPLPPMSNYSLLAENSYIKMMKEDADQVYDIQGNHQDESKVVVSVIFENKSDSFLKSMEFNVMDSLNSKLQRPEGAGPHDSLTVPFQLPPGVSNEARFVFSVQSIVMPQKLKGTLTFIVKSDESSTHEKLDFKLHFTCTSYLITTPCYSDAYAKLLESGDLKGSSLRLEGISMPFHHLLARICFHHHFSVVERIDSCASMYSRSIQGHHVCLLVKTSDQTVSIDAKCDEPSLLGNVLDEIKQTFSKC; the protein is encoded by the exons ATGGCTCTGAAAATCGTGAAGGGAAGCATCGATCGGATGTTCGATAAAAACCTGCAGGATTTAGTACGTGGCATTAGAAACCACAAGGAAGATGAG GCCAAATACATCTCTACATGCATCGATGAGATCAAACAAGAGCTCAAACAGGACAACATCGCTGTTAAAGCCAATGCAGTCTGCAAGCTCACCTAT TTGCAGATGCTTGGCTATGATGTCAGTTGGGCGGCTTTCAACATCGTGGAGGTGATGAGCTCCTCCAAATTCACATACAAG cGAATCGGCTACCTTGCAGCATCACAGTGCTTTCATGAGGGCACTGATGTCATCATGCTGACGACCAATCAGATCCGCAAG GATCTCAGTAGTCCTCACCAGTATGACACAGGCGTGGCCCTGACTGGCCTTTCCTGCTTTGTGACCCCTGACCTTGCTCGCGACCTGGCCAATGACATTATGACTTTG ATGTCCCACACTAAGCCGTACATTCGCAAGAAGGCAGTGCTGATCATGTACAAAGTGTTCCTGAAGTATCCCGAGTCCCTGCGACCTGCATTCCCACGCCTCAAAGAGAAGCTGGAGGACCCAGATCCCG GTGTCCAGTCAGCAGCTGTGAACGTCATCTGTGAACTGGCCAGAAGAAATCCCAAGAACTACCTTTCCCTGGCACCCCTGTTCTTCAAACTCATGACCTCCTCCACCAACAACTGGGTTCTCATCAAGATCATAAAGCTG TTCGGTGCTCTCACTCCTTTGGAGCCTCGTTTGGGAAAGAAGATGATTGAGCCTCTAACAAACCTTATCCACAG TACCTCAGCCATGTCGCTTCTCTATGAGTGTGTCAACACAGTCATAGCAG TGTTGATCTCGCTGTCCTCTGGGATGCCCAATCACAGTGCTAGCATACAG CTCTGTGTGCAGAAACTGCGAATCCTGATTGAAGACTCAGACCAGAACT TGAAGTACTTGGGTCTTCTGGCCATGTCCAAGATCCTGAAGACGCACCCCAAGTCCGTGCAGTCGCACAAGGACCTGATCCTGCAGTGTTTGGACGACAAAGATGAGTCCATCCGACTGAGAGCTCTGGATCTGCTCTATGGCATG GTCTCGAAGAAGAACCTGATGGAGATTGTGAAGAAGCTCATGCTGCATGTGGACAAAGCGGAAGGCACCACTTACCGAGACGAGCTGCTCACCAAGATCATCGACATCTGCAGCCAGAGCAACTACCAGTATATCACCAACTTTGAGTG GTACATCAGTATCCTGGTGGAACTGACTCGTCTGGAAGGTACAAGGCATGGCCACCTAATCGCCTCGCAGATGCTTGATGTCGCCATCCGCGTCAAAGCCATCCGAGGCTTCGCCGTGGCTCAGATGGCCACCCTGCTGGACAACGCACACCTGCTGACGGGCAACACGCAGCGCAACGGGATCTGCGAGGTTCTCTATGCTGCCGCGTGGATCTGCGGAGAGTTCTCAGA GCATCTGGAAGAGCCCATGCAGACACTGGAGGCTATGCTGAGACCCaaagtggccaccctgcccggtCACATCCAGGCGGTGTACGTACAAAATGCTGCCAAGCTGTTTGCGACCGTGCTGCGGAAGCACGAAGGGGAGACGGACAGCCAGGCCGCGCAGGAGACCAGCCAGCTGCTTATAGACAGACTGCCACTCTTCGTCCAGAGTGCCAACCTGGAAGTGCAGGAGAGG GCGTCCTGCATCCTGCAGCTGGTGAAGTACATTCAGAAGCTGCAGCAGAAGAACGTGGAGGTGGCCGAGGAAGTGACGGCTCTCTTCGCCGGAGAACTCAATCCCGTGGCCCCCAAGGCTCAGAAGAAAGTGCCTATACCGGAAGG TCTGGATTTGGATGCCTGGATCAATGAGCCTCCGTCAGAGAGCGAGTCGGAGGACGAGAAGCCCAAAGCGGTGTTCACTAAAGAGGAACACAAACATTCCAGATCAAGACACACTGAGGTGGACGAGAAAGAGTTGGCCAGG AGGAGGGAAGCCAGGAAGCAGGAACAGGCCAACAACCCATTCTACATCAAGGCCTCGCCATCATCTCAGAAG GTGTACGACGCTCCAGGTGTAGAACACATTCCGGTGGTGCAGATCGACCTTAGTGTGCCTCTCAAAGTCCCAG GGGTGCCCATGTCCGACCAATACCTGAAGCTGGAGGAGGAGCGCCGGCAGAAGGATAAGGCTGAGAGAAAgaagaaggagaaaaagaaaaagcggGAGAAGCGAGGGAAAGGGAGGAAGGCGGATTCAGGTCCTGAGAGTGAGGAAGACATCCGGCCAGCTCACCAGGTGGACATAGTCACAGAGGAAATGCCAGAG AATGCCTTACCGAGTGACGATGACGATAAGGATCCCAATGACCCTCATAAAGCTCTGGACATCGATCTGGACAA TCTGCTGTCTGGTTCTAGCTCAAG ACCGCTTGCCGACAGCGAGAAGCTTCCCGTGAGGACCCACCGTCCAGAGGTGCTGAAGAGCCCTGCTGAGGACCGAGTCCACGAGAGCATCCCGCAGGAGACCAAGAAGAGGAGCGGTaaggagaagaaagagaagaagaaaggcAAGGAGAAGGACAGGAAG AGGAgcaaagaggaaaagaaaaagaagaaacataaAGAAGTGGAGGAGGAGCTTCTGGAGTCCCAGCCGGAAGAAGCCGTCCAATCAGAGGAGACCAAAGAGGCGGCAGCCCCGCCCACATCTGCTGAG GAAGAGACGGCGCCCTCGTCTGCTGCTGCTGTGGACACGAGCTCTGCGGCTGCCCTAGAATCTGAGCCTGATGAGCCTAAAGACGCAGAACCAGAGGACACG AAATCCTCTAAACACAAGAAAAagaagcagaagaaagaaaaggaggagaaggagaagaaaaagaagaagagacaCCACCACCATCACCATCACAGTGATGCCGGCGGAGAAGATTCAGTGCAAAACGGCACCGTGGAGGAAGAGGAGCCTCTGCCA CCCATGTCCAACTACTCTCTGCTGGCCGAGAACTCCTACATCAAGATG ATGAAAGAAGATGCTGATCAG GTGTATGACATCCAGGGCAACCATCAGGATGAGAGCAAAGTTGTGGTATCAGTCATCTTTGAGAATAAGAGCGACAGCTTCCTCAAGTCAATGGAGTTCAATGTGATGGATTCCCTCAACTCTAAACTGCAGCGGCCGGAGGGAGCCGGCCCTCACGACAGCCTCACCGTTCCCTTCCAGCTGCCACCAG GGGTTTCAAACGAGGCTCGCTTCGTGTTCTCAGTGCAGAGTATTGTCATGCCTCAGAAGCTAAAGGGAACCCTCACCTTTATAGTTAAG TCGGACGAATCCTCCACTCATGAGAAACTGGACTTCAAACTGCACTTTACATGCACATCCTACCTGATCACCACTCCATGCTACAG TGATGCATACGCAAAGCTGCTGGAGTCGGGCGACCTGAAGGGCAGCTCTCTGCGGCTAGAGGGGATCAGCATGCCCTTCCACCACCTGCTGGCCAGGATCTGCTTCCACCATCACTTCTCCG TTGTGGAGAGGATTGACTCCTGCGCCTCCATGTACAGCAGGTCGATCCAGGGTCACCACGTCTGTTTGCTGGTCAAAACC TCCGATCAGACCGTC